From the genome of Saccharomyces kudriavzevii IFO 1802 strain IFO1802 genome assembly, chromosome: 16:
TGATTTTTAGCGATAGATATTCAGGTAGATACCAGGAGCCTTCATGAACTTGATTTACCTCGAGTTAAGATAACAATCACACTCTCACAGTAGAGGTGTCACTATTATTAAAACACCAATTTTGCCCATCAACACTAACTATCCAACGGCTTCCATTTGTTGTTTAGATAGGTTCAATAATGCAAACAGCATCTCAAGCAGCACAGCCACCGTTTTTCTTCACAAACAGTTACGTCAGCAACTACTGAAGTCCTTGTTTTCATGTAGCTTAATACATACATAACTtgaatatgtatatatacaaattTAATAGAAATTGCGCTATAATAGGCGAAACGAAAATTTACGTTCTTTTACTGAGAATAACGTGTATACTTTTAATGGGTCAAATATTCGAAAGCAAATACGGTCCCACTTTGAGTAGCAGCAATTTTAAACGAGATCATAGAAACATAAAAGACCAGCTTCAAAATAGAATTTATTATCTGCTCATATCATCAGGATCCCTCCTATTGGCTGTAATAACAAAATTAATAGGCAAAATCTCTAAACAGTCCTAGGTAATTGCCTATAACGAAAAAGACATTTGCTTAAATGTGAAGATTTAACACTTAAATGCAATTCATTTTGATCAGCCGAATAACCCTCGCGCACAGCAATCTCATCTCGAGCAATTAAAAATCCTCTCAAAAGCCATTGGCATAAACTTGCACCGAGATATGCAAAGCCCACGAAAATTGCGGTTCGATAATAATCATTTCCATTTGTATTGGTTACACGGAGCTTAAGACCAATTATTGGAGCGACCAAGGCAAAGACCGCAATAAAAATCCATGTTGCACTAAATGTAACAGCAAGTTTTTCGAGGCCAACGATGCGTGCGACAATAGAAGCAATTGTTGGCCAAATTGTTCCCATAATAGAACCAGCCAATAATCCAAAAACTATTGCAGTAGCTAAATTGTTACATGGTATCCACATAGCCCAACAAAGAATAGCCATGGCAAGGTGCAATATTATACCAATCGTCAATGGACCATATTTATCTGCAACATGGCCCGCAATTGGTCTTCCTATCAAAGAACCAACGCTTACCATACATGATACGTATGAGCCTTGTTTGCTGCTATAGCCTAAACTAATGGTAAAATCAGATAGGGAATACAAAAGGACAACGTATCCTAACATTGCAAACGACACAAATCCGAAAAGCAGCCACACTCCAAAGTTTGAGAGAATTTTCCAATCTAGTAATTCGAACTTGTGCTTTTTATGCTGACTTATTCCTTGAGATCTGGTTCTAGTCAAAATAAGCGCAATAGTACTAAGCATTGTACATATAATGCATTGAGCAATAAGTGCCCATTTAACGCCTCTCGTTTCTAAAATACTTTGCATCCCCAAGTTAAAGACGATACCTCCAAACCCACTTCCTGCAGTTCCTATCCCAGAGGCCaatgatcttttttttctgaacCACAAGGGGATGAGTGTGATACTAGGTATTAAGATAGATGCTAAACCAAATGAAATCAAGACACCTTGTGTGAGATAGAGCTCCCAAAGATTTGTGGAAAAAGCTGCTAGCAGAAGAGCTGTACCTT
Proteins encoded in this window:
- the MCH2 gene encoding Mch2p (similar to Saccharomyces cerevisiae MCH2 (YKL221W)); its protein translation is MSAKQDENGLNSIDNKSRLAGKENVSGNISTPNIDVPDGGYGWFVLLAFVLYNFCTWGANSGYAIYLAYYLENNTFAGGGKLDYATIGGLAFSCGLLFAPIITWLYHIFSVQFIIGLGILFQGTALLLAAFSTNLWELYLTQGVLISFGLASILIPSITLIPLWFRKKRSLASGIGTAGSGFGGIVFNLGMQSILETRGVKWALIAQCIICTMLSTIALILTRTRSQGISQHKKHKFELLDWKILSNFGVWLLFGFVSFAMLGYVVLLYSLSDFTISLGYSSKQGSYVSCMVSVGSLIGRPIAGHVADKYGPLTIGIILHLAMAILCWAMWIPCNNLATAIVFGLLAGSIMGTIWPTIASIVARIVGLEKLAVTFSATWIFIAVFALVAPIIGLKLRVTNTNGNDYYRTAIFVGFAYLGASLCQWLLRGFLIARDEIAVREGYSADQNELHLSVKSSHLSKCLFRYRQLPRTV